TGCAGTTTGTAGGCATCAGAATAAAAACGCTGTAGAAAGGAAAATCATTACCCCAAAATGTCAAACTCGCTGACAATAAACCACCAGTACACCTCGGCTTATTTGTACTACTTATTAGATTTGTAGAGACGAAATCCGATCAATGAGCACATCACCACAAGAGAAAATCGCCAACCTCACCAAAGAGCTGAATCATTACAGTTATCTCTATTATCAGGAGAACAAATCTGAAATCTCTGATTTCGAATTTGATCAGAAGCTGAAGCAGTTGGAAGAATTGGAAGCAGCCTATCCCGAGTTTAAACTGGAGGATTCTCCTACGCACCGAGTAGGTGGCACCATCACTAAAAATTTCAACACCGTCTATCACAAATCACGAATGCTTTCACTTGGAAATACGTATTCCAAGGATGATCTTATCGAATTTGACAAACGGGTAATGAAAGGATTGGGAACGGAGGATTATGAGTACTTCTGTGAGCTCAAATTCGATGGAGTGGCCATCAGCCTGCTCTATGAGCAAGGGGTGCTCAGCCAGGCCGTCACCCGCGGAGACGGTGAAAAGGGCGATGAAGTGACCAGCAACGTCAAAACGATTCGCACCATTCCCTTACGACTCAATGGTGATTACCCTGAATCTTTTGAGGTTCGGGGCGAGGTATTCATGCCCAAGAAGGTCTTCAAAGCACTCAACGAAGAACGTGCAAAAAATGGAGAGGCACTACTTGCCAATCCGCGAAATACTGCCTCAGGCACACTGAAGATGCAGGACTCTTCTGTGGTAGCCAGCCGAAAGCTGGACTGTTACCTGTACAGCTTACTTGGAGACGCCATTACCACTAGCACCCACGAAGAGTCCATCCATCTCCTGGAGCGTATGAATTTCAACGTCTCACCCACCTATGCCCGATGTAAAGGTCTTGAAGAAGTCTTTGAATACATCAACACCTGGGAGCAAAAAAGACACGAACTGCCTGTGGAGACCGACGGAATCGTCATCAAGGTCAATAGCACAGCTCATCAGGAAGAACTTGGATTCACAGCCAAAACACCGCGCTGGGCCATTTCATACAAATACAAATCTGAAGCCGCAGAGACCCGACTGAATAACATCACCTATCAGGTGGGGCGCACCGGAGCCATCACCCCTGTGGCTGAGCTGGAACCTGTACTGTTGGCTGGCACCACCGTAAAACGTGCCTCCCTGCACAATGCCAATGAAATAGAGCGACTGGATATTCGGATTGGAGACTATGTGTTTGTGGAAAAAGGAGGTGAAATCATTCCGAAAATCACTGGGGTAAATCACGATCGTCGTGCTGCGGATTCAAAAGAAACGATCTACCAGAACAGTTGCCCGGAGTGTGGCACCCCACTGGTGAGAAAAGAAGGAGAAGCCAATCACTACTGTCCCAACGCAGATGGTTGTCCTCCACAGGTCATGGGACGTGTGGAGCATTTCATTTCCAGAAATGCCATGGACATTGCCCACCTGGGCCCAAAAACCATCGAGGGCCTCTTCAAGACAGGTAAAATATCCGGAATTGCAGATCTGTATTCACTCACTTTTGAGGACCTGAATGGATTGAAGTTTGAGGACAAAGATGAACTCACCGGGGAAGTAAAGATCAGGTCCATCAAAGATAAATCCGCACAGAATATTGTGGAATCACTGGAAGCATCCAAGCAGATTCCTTTTGAAAGCGTCCTGTTTGGGCTTGGTATAAGGTATGTGGGGCGCACAGTAGCTGAGAAGCTGGCTGAGCACTTCAAGACCATCGACAACCTCCGAAATACCAGTATGGAAGAGGTGATCGCAGTTCATGAGATCGGTGAGCGAATAGCCGAAAGTGTGGTGAATTTCTTTAGCATCCCTGAGAACATAGAACTGATAGAACGACTCAAGGCCGCTGGCCTGCAAATGAGGGTGGAAGAAACCCAAACTCCGGAGCATCAGTCGCAAATATTTCAGGGAAAAACGGTTGTGGTCTCAGGGGTTTTTGAGAGTTTTGAACGTGAGGAATTGAAAAAACTCATCAAAAGCCTTGGCGGGAAGGTCTCCAGTTCCATTTCCGGAAGCACTGATTTTTTGATTGCTGGTGCCAATATGGGCCCGGCCAAACTGGAAAAGGCTCAAAATCTGGGCACCCAAATACTCTCAGAGAAGGAGTTTAGTGAGATGATTAACCAATGACATGCTAAAGAAAGCCATTCTGAATTTTAAAGCGAAGCGGATTTTGAAAAAGAGGTCCCAGGAGCTTATGACCGATTTCAAATCGAGCCAGAAAATAGCGATCATCTACTCAGACCTCTTTGAGAATGAAAAGCAAATAAGTGAGATCGTCAACGAGCTCAAAAAGGAAGGGAAAGAGATCAGTATGATGGTATACTGTCACAGCATTAAGAAAAAGACCACCGCTCTCCCCCATTTTCATTCTAAGGAAATCTCACTGACCGGCGAAATCAAAAGCGAAGACCTCAATTTTTTCCTTCGCCAGAGCTACGATTTTGCATTATGTTTCGATCAGTCACGGCATTTCATCATTGACTATGTATTTTCGCAAGTGAAAGCCAAATGCCGTGTTGGCATTAGGACACCTTCGCGAGACCATCTCTTTGAGATGATGATTCAGGCTGATGATCAGCAAACCCCACTGAGTAGTGAAGTATTAAGATATTTAAAAATGATTCAATCTTATGAATACTGAAATTTTTAAAGGTACCGGAGTGGCCTTGATTACCCCATTCAATAAAGATCAAAGTATTGACTTTGACGGTCTGAAAGCGGTAATAGATCACGTAAGTGAGGGAGAAGTGGATTACCTGGTCATTCTGGGTACAACTGGCGAGGCACCTACCATCACTGCGGAAGAGAAGAATCAGGTAACCGAATTCGTCATTGCCAATAACCCCCGGAATTTGCCAATCGTATATGGTCTGGGTGGAAACAGTACCAAATGGGTGACCGATCAGCTTGATCTGATCAAGGACTACCCTCTGGCGGCTATCCTGAGCCTTAGTCCTTACTATAACAAGCCATCACAGGCAGGCATTGTACAGCACTATGAGGCCATTGCCGACGCAAGTCCCTTTCCGGTGATATTGTACAACGTACCCGCCAGAACCAGCTCTAACATCACCACTGAGACCACTGTAACGCTTTCAAAACACCCTAATATCATTGGAACCAAGGAAGCTTCTGGAAACCTCACACAGTGCATGGAAATCAGAGCCAACACAGATGAGGACTTTCTATTGATATCAGGTGATGATGCACTCACCCTTCCGATGATGTCCTTTGGTTGTGTGGGTGCCATTTCTGTCATTGCCAATCTGCAGCCGGCGGCATTTTCACGAATGGTCAAACTAGCACTTGCCGGTGATTTCAAAGGAGCATCCAAGCTCCACTTTGAGCTATTGCAGGGCTACGAACTGGTCTCAGCAGAAGGCAACCCGGTTTCTGTTAAATCCGGTCTGGATGCTTTTGGACTTATTCAAAACACCGTACGATCGCCTCTTTATGCAGGTAGCAAAGAACTCATCAGACATTTCAAAATGTATCTGAATAAATAGGAGATACGCTTTTAACAAAAAAGCCAGATACTCAACTTTAAAGTATCTGGCTTTTTTATGCTCAGCGCTCTGAAAGGGCTAAGACAATAAAAAAGGGGCTTAAAAGCCCCTCTCTTATTTTATAATCTTTTGGATTATGCTTTGTTTTTCATGTCCTGCACTTCGATTCTGATCTCTTGTGAGAGGTTCTTCAGCTCTTGCATTCCTTTTCTAACTCTTGTTCCTGCTGCAGAGTTTTCTTTGTCATAAAATTTGCTGAAATCTGCTTCAAGAGAATCTACTAATTCTTTAAGTTGTTCGAATCTTTTCATATTGATAAATCTTTAAGGTTACTGATAATTATTCGATGAGGCAATTTATATAAAATGTTCAAAAACCAAGCATATTGAGCTAAAAAAGCTAAATATGACCTAAAGTTGTGCCAAAGTGGCACCCTCTACTCCTGCTTTTTTGTACACTCCATCATCCAGCTTTTTCTTAACTGCCTCAAAAGCTGTGATCGTCTCTGCCACATCATCCAAACTATGCACTGCTGTTGGGATGATCCTCAGAATAATGGTACCCTTAGGCACCACTGGGTACACCACCACAGAACAAAATATGCTATGCTCCATTCGGAGATCCTTTACGAGGTTTACTGCCTCCATGGTGTCTCCATTCATGACCACAGGAGTCACCGGAGACTGTGTAGTGCCTATTCTGTAGCCTTTTTCTCTGAAGCCAGACTGAATGGCATTTACTATGGTCCAAAGGTTTTCTTTCAACTCAGGCTTAGTTCTGAGAAGCTCCAAACGCTTGAGGTTACCGATCACCAGTGGCATTGGCAACGACTTGGCAAAAATCTGAGACCTCACATTGTATTTAAGTACATCGATGATCGCTGCATCTCCGGCAATAAACGCCCCAATGCTGGCCATAGACTTGGCGAAAGTAGAGAAGTAAATATCAATACCATCCTGCACGCCCTGCTCCTCACCTGCTCCTGCTCCGGTAGCTCCCATGGTACCAAACCCGTGAGCATCATCTACCAACAACCTGAAATTAAATTTCTCTTTCAACTTCACGATAGAGGCCAGATCTCCCATGTTACCAGACATCCCGAAGACACCCTCAGTAATCACAAGGATACCTCCTCCAGTTTCTCCTACGAGTCTCTCAGCACGCTTCAACTGCTTCTCGAGATTCTCTATGTCATTGTGAGGATAAACAAAACGCTTACCCATGTGCAATCTCAAACCATCAATGATACAGGCGTGAGACTCAGCATCATACACAATCACATCTTTTCTATCCACCAAAGCATCAATCACGGACATTACACCCTGATAGCCAAAGTTCAAAAGCATGGCTGAATCCTTTTGCACAAAGGCCGCCAGCTCTCTCTCTAACTGCTCGTGGTACACGGTATTTCCCGTCATCATCCTGGCTCCCATAGGGTAAGCCATTCCCCATTCCGCAGCTGCCTCGGCATCTGCCTTTCTTACTTCAGGATGGTTAGCCAAACCCAGGTAGTTGTTCAAACTCCAGGTCAACACTTCTTTCCCCCTAAACTTCATTCGGGGAGCGATCTCACCCTCCAGTTTTGGGAACATATAAAAGTTATCATCAAAATAAGAATGCTGTCCTAGCGGCCCCCTATCCTGTAGCAATTTTTCAAATAAATCCATCTAACGTGTATTAATAAACCTTACCAATTTGGAAATACAAAACTAACACTTATTAAAGATTGGACAAATGTTATACAGGCATTTAACCTGCAGTCATTTTTTGTAAATATTCATTAGCATTGTGTCATAACCCAAAAAAATGAAAATCAAGAAAATACTCATAGCCAACAGAGGCGAAATCGCCATAAGGGTGATGCGCTCTGCAAAAGAAATGGGGATAAAAACCGTAGCGGTATATAGCGAAGCTGACAAAGCAGCAGCGCACGTACTCTACGCCGACGAAGCTGTATTGATCGGGCCACCCCCCTCCGCTCAGTCCTACCTGGTCGCTGACAAAATCATTGAAGCATGCAAACTCACGGGTGCTGATGCAGTGCACCCCGGATATGGATTCCTCTCTGAAAATGCCCAGTTCGCGGAGAAAATAGCTCAGGCCGGGATCATTTTCATTGGACCATCCGTAGAGGCCATCAAAGTAATGGGCGACAAACTAGCCTCCAAGCAAGCAGTAAAATCATTTGATGTACCCCTCGTGCCTGGGATGGATGAGCCTATCAGCGATGTAGAAAAAGCAAAGGCCGTGGCACAGAAAATCGGCTATCCGGTGATGATCAAAGCAAGTGCCGGCGGTGGTGGAAAAGGCATGAGGATAGTGACCGACCCCAAAGACTTTGATGAGCAAATGACGCGAGCAGTTAGTGAAGCACGCAGCTCTTTTGGCGATGAGGCGGTTTTTATCGAGAAATTCATTACTTCCCCCAAACACATTGAGGTACAGATACTTGGTGACCAATATGGCAATATTGTCTACCTTTTTGAAAGAGAATGTAGCATACAGCGAAGAAATCAGAAAGTAATAGAGGAGGCTCCCTCTGCTGTACTGTCCCCCGAGCAACGAAAGCGATATGGAGAAGCTGCAGTAAACGTGGCCAGATCATGCAACTACTATGGAGCCGGCACGGTGGAGTTCATCGCAGATGCTCATCTGGATTTCTATTTTCTGGAAATGAACACCCGCCTGCAGGTGGAGCACCCCGTCACAGAACAGATCAGCGGCGTGGATCTGGTGAAAGAACAAATCAAAATCGCTCAGGGTGAAGCCATCTCCTTTACCCAGGAAGACCTTCAAATCAACGGACACAGCATAGAAGTGCGTGTGTATGCGGAGGATCCTGAAAACAATTTCTTACCCGACACAGGCACCTTAAGTACCTACAGACGTCCACAAGGAGCGGGTGTAAGAGTGGATGATGGCTACGAAGAAGGAATGGAGATTCCTATCCACTATGACCCAATGATCGCAAAGCTCATTACCCACGGCAAAGACCGGGCAGAGGCCATTGAAAGGATGAAAAGAGCCATTTTTGAATACAAAATTATTGGCATCAAAACTACCCTGCCTTTTTGCGAATTCGTTCTGAACCACCCCGATTTCATCGATGGGTCTTTTACAACGAAGTTTGTGGAAGAGCATTTCACACCGGATCATGTGAGAAAAGAGCCTTCTGAAGACCTGGAGCGGGTAGCGGCCATTTTTGCTTTTGAACAATACAAAGCCAAAAAAGAGCGGCTTCAGTATACCCCTGCTGCCAGTCAGAAATCTGGGTGGAAAAGTCGGATTAAGCGCGACTAGTATGGCGGAAATCAGACCATTTGCTGGCTGGAGGTACCATCAAAAGCATACTCAAAATATCGATAGACTTACCTCACCACTCTTTGATGTGGTCTCAAATAAACAGCGGGAAGTGCTTTATCAAACCGAGTATAACAGCATTCACCTTTCGGTACCCCAAGGAGAACATCCTGCCGAACTGGCCAAAAAAAAACTGAGCAAATGGAAGCAGGATGGGGTAATCGTTCAGGATCAGCTGCCAGGAATCTATGTCTACTTTCAGCATTTTTCATTGGCAGGCAGAGACCAGACCTACATCCGAAAAGGCTTCATCTGCAACATTAGAATTTACGAGTGGGGCGAAAAGGAAATCCTGAGGCATGAGAGTACCATGCCATTTTCAGTAGATGATCGCATGCAGCTTCTCCATGAAACCCAACTCAATGTGTCCCCTACCCACGGGCTCTATACCGACCCGAATGCAGAAATAGAAAAGTACCTGGATGAAAGCATGCTGGCGCCCATCTATGAGTCAGAAGATTATCAGGGAGTAAGAGACGTACTTTCCGTCATCCATGATGCCAAAATCATAGGCAGGATTCAGGAAATCATTAGGGAGAAGAAAATCATACTGGCAGATGGTCATCATCGCTACGAGGGTTCACTCAACTACATGCAGCAGCGCCGAAAGGAGAATCCAAAGCATACCGGACAGGAAGGGTACAACTACCACATGATGATGCTCACCAATACCGAGGCGGATGATCTGAGAATACTGCCCACCCACCGGGTGGTGCGTGATCTGGATAACTTCTCCGAAGAATGGCTCCTAAACCAACTGGAAGAGGATTTCACCATCAAAACGGTGGAAAATGCACCGGATGTCAATGAGATCATTTTGGGCAAACAGTGGGCTTTCGGGCTTTTGATAGGTGATAATGCTTATAAAATTCGTCTAAAGCCGGAAAAAATCAACGAGATCAAATGGAATTTCCCAGATGAAGTGAAAGCCCTGGACCTGACGGTAATGCATTATTTTATATTTGAGAAAATCCTGGAAATCCCCGGCCAGAAACAGGTGAATGCCAGAAACATTACCTTTCAACGAAACTTCACAGAGTGCCTAAGGGAGGTGCTCAAAGGTGAAGCACAGTTTGCTTTAATTACCAAGGATATTTCAATTGAAACTGTCAAGCAAGTATGCTACAGTGGATTCACAATGCCCCAGAAATCAACCTACTTTTACCCTAAAGTCATTAGTGGTTTCGTATTTAGTTCCATAGACGATCATGAGTTTCAGACACCCTTTGATTCTTGCTTCCAATAGTCCACGGCGCCAGGAGCTGCTGAAACAAGCTGGCTTTAGCTTCGACGTGTTTGTCCGGGATTTTGACGAAAGTTATCCCGAGGAGCTTCCTGCCGAACAGGTGGCAGAATTTTTGGCAGTAAAGAAAAACAAAAATTACCGTGAGCTGCTTTCCGATCAGGTAGTGATTACTGCTGATACTACAGTCGTATTAGGCCATTTGGTACTCAATAAGCCAGCGGATCATGCGGAAGCTTTCAGCATGCTAAAATCCCTGTCGGGTCGTACTCACCGGGTGATCTGTGGGGTTTGTATCTCCTCGCCCAAGAAGCAAGTGGCCTTCACGGAAATTACAGAAGTCACCTTTGGGCACATGACCGACGAAGAAATCAACTTTTACATTGAAGAATATCAACCATTCGACAAGGCGGGTGCTTACGGTATTCAGGAATGGATCGGACAGACGAAAGTAGTGTCTATCAAAGGATCTTACTTCAACGTGATGGGCTTACCTACTCACAGGGTTTATGAAGTTTTAAAATCTGAATTTCAGGACGATATTTAACACAAAAGGGGCTCACAAGCCCCTTTTTAGTGTTTTATCATATTTCAGAAGGCTCTTATTCTTCCGAATCTCCTTCCTTCTTTTCTTCTTTTTTAGCTTCGATACCATCTCCATCCTTCAATCGCTTAGATACGGCCAGGAATGGGCCTGAAACCACTTCATCCCCTTCTTTCAATCCTTCCACAATTTCGATGCGCTCGAAATCACTAATTCCGGTCTTCACAATGGTTTTCACTGCTTTTCCGTCAGCTACTGTAAATACCACCTCATCCAGTTCCTGATCCAGTGAGGTCTCTGAGTCTTCAGCATCCTCTTCTCCTTCACTGTTAGCTTTTCGGGTAGTCACAGCAGAAAGTGGCACTGTGAGGATGTCGCGTTTGGTTTCGGTAATAATATCCACACTGGCGGTCATTCCTGGTCTGAAGGGGTACTTCATTCCGTTTTCCTTAATCAGGTCCTGATAAGAAGAATTCAAAATTTTAATCCTTACCTCAAACTCAGTCACTGCATCTGACGACACTTTGGTATTGGCAGAGTTGGCAATCTGCGTGACCACTCCCTTAAAGGTTTTATCCATATAGGAATAAGAATCCACATCGATAATCGCTGTATCACCCTCTGAGATGCGTATGATGTCATTTTCATTTACATCCACCCTCACTTCCATATTGGAAAGGTCCGCGATACGCAGCATCTCCGTACCCTGCATCTGTGAGGTACCGACTACAGTCTCTCCCTCTTCCACATCCAACTTAGAAACAATTCCACTCATTGGCGCTTCAATCTCCGTGAGACGAAGGTTTTCAAGTGCCTCATTTACCGAGGCCTGAGAGCTCTGCACTATGTATTTCGCAGCTTCCACATTTTGAGTAGCGGATTCCAGATCCTGAAGAGCGACATTATAATTGGCTTCTGAAAGCTGAAAATCGGCATCTGAAATCACCTTCTCGGCGTACAACTTCTTTTGTCTTTCATACTCGAGCTCTGCTCGCTTATAGTTGGCTTTTGCACGAGCTTCTCTTGCTTTGGCATCGGCCAGGTTGGCTTTTTGTTGATTCAGGTTGGCCCTGGTTCGCTCCAGCACAGACATGAAATTGTCCGGTCTGATTTTCAACAGAAAATCTCCCTTGGTTACAGAATCTCCTTCTTCGATGGACAGCTTAATGATCTCGCCGGGCACTTCCGGGCTGATTTTCACTTCTACCACAGGCTGTACGGAGCCTGAGGCACTCACCTTCTCTACAATAGTAGCTTTCTCCACCTTGCCAAACTCTACCTCAATGGCCTTTTTCTGTCCTACCCAACCCTGGGATTTACCAACCATCGCAAACACGATGAGCAACACAACAACCCCGATCAGGATATATAATATCTTGTTATTTGATTTTTTCTTTTTGGCCATGGTGATTAGAATGATAAGGAGTTACCCTGATAAAAGTCTAAGATTTTTTTCTTGAAAATGAAGTCAAATTTAGCGCGAACAAGATCCGATTTGGCACGAAACAAGTTATTAGATGCCACCTGATAGTCCGTGAAATTCGCAGCCCCTAAGTTATACTGGTTTTCCACAGAACGAAAAGTTTCTTCTAATGCTTCCACTTGTCGTGATGAAGCAGCGTAGGTTTTGGACGCAGCAAAAGCGTCATTGTAAGCCGTTTCAATAGTTTGTCTCAGTAAGTTCTTTTGCTCTAGTACCGTGATCTCTGCCTGCTGCAAATTGATCCTTGCGTTTTGAACGCTGGATTTGGCCTGGAGGTTATTGAAAATAGGAATAGACAAATTCAAAGTCAGCGATTTACTGAAGTTTTGGTTCATCTGATCCCCGAACCCTACGGTTTCCAGCGAGCCATTAGGTGAAATGGATATTTCCTCGACAGGGGTGCCGTCATTAGTTTGATAAAAGGTGGGGTTGGTGATGACATTCCCGCTGGCATCCCTATTGATTGTATAGGGATTATCCTCATCAATGTTGTACTGCTTATAAGCATCCGAATAGTTGGACCGGAAGCTGCCGTTCAGAGAAAGCGTGGGTGCATACCCTGATTCTGCCACCTTCACTCCCATCAGGGCACTTTGCACCTGCAGTTCGGCGCTTTGTATCTCTGGCATGGACGCTACTGCTGCCTCAAAGACCTCATCAGAACTTATTGTGAGGTCGGCCTCTCCTTCCAGCGTCAGATCCGGGATAATCAGCTCAATGTCCTGAGAAGTAGGAATCAACATGGCCTGTTTCAGGCTCAGCAAGGCAAGGTCCAGGTTATTTTGAGCGGTCACCAGCTGTACCTCGTTGGTAGCCACCTGAGAGATCAGCTCCAACTCATTGGTGCGGGGCAGCGCTCCTCCTGCTACCAGCTTTTTGGTACGCTCCAGCTGCTCCTGACTGGACCTTAGCTGGTATTCGGCATTTTCAAAGAGTTCACGGTTGAAAATCACATTCAGGTAAAACGTAACCACATTTAACGAGATGTCATTCTCCGCTTTATCCACCGCATACTGTGACGATTCCAGACTCATCCGGTTTTGCTTGATGGTATTGGTGATTCTAAACCAGTTAAACAAGGTCATATTGGCAGTGCCGCTCACCCCAGTAAAGTTAATCTGCTGAGTAATGAATGAGTTGGTGGTAGGATCAATGGATCTACCCCAGTTGTAGCCATAATTTCCTCCCACATTCAGGCTCGGGAGCTGACTGGCCCTGGATTGGTTCAGATTGACCTGAGCA
This Marinoscillum sp. 108 DNA region includes the following protein-coding sequences:
- the ligA gene encoding NAD-dependent DNA ligase LigA translates to MSTSPQEKIANLTKELNHYSYLYYQENKSEISDFEFDQKLKQLEELEAAYPEFKLEDSPTHRVGGTITKNFNTVYHKSRMLSLGNTYSKDDLIEFDKRVMKGLGTEDYEYFCELKFDGVAISLLYEQGVLSQAVTRGDGEKGDEVTSNVKTIRTIPLRLNGDYPESFEVRGEVFMPKKVFKALNEERAKNGEALLANPRNTASGTLKMQDSSVVASRKLDCYLYSLLGDAITTSTHEESIHLLERMNFNVSPTYARCKGLEEVFEYINTWEQKRHELPVETDGIVIKVNSTAHQEELGFTAKTPRWAISYKYKSEAAETRLNNITYQVGRTGAITPVAELEPVLLAGTTVKRASLHNANEIERLDIRIGDYVFVEKGGEIIPKITGVNHDRRAADSKETIYQNSCPECGTPLVRKEGEANHYCPNADGCPPQVMGRVEHFISRNAMDIAHLGPKTIEGLFKTGKISGIADLYSLTFEDLNGLKFEDKDELTGEVKIRSIKDKSAQNIVESLEASKQIPFESVLFGLGIRYVGRTVAEKLAEHFKTIDNLRNTSMEEVIAVHEIGERIAESVVNFFSIPENIELIERLKAAGLQMRVEETQTPEHQSQIFQGKTVVVSGVFESFEREELKKLIKSLGGKVSSSISGSTDFLIAGANMGPAKLEKAQNLGTQILSEKEFSEMINQ
- the dapA gene encoding 4-hydroxy-tetrahydrodipicolinate synthase, with translation MNTEIFKGTGVALITPFNKDQSIDFDGLKAVIDHVSEGEVDYLVILGTTGEAPTITAEEKNQVTEFVIANNPRNLPIVYGLGGNSTKWVTDQLDLIKDYPLAAILSLSPYYNKPSQAGIVQHYEAIADASPFPVILYNVPARTSSNITTETTVTLSKHPNIIGTKEASGNLTQCMEIRANTDEDFLLISGDDALTLPMMSFGCVGAISVIANLQPAAFSRMVKLALAGDFKGASKLHFELLQGYELVSAEGNPVSVKSGLDAFGLIQNTVRSPLYAGSKELIRHFKMYLNK
- a CDS encoding histone H1 — its product is MKRFEQLKELVDSLEADFSKFYDKENSAAGTRVRKGMQELKNLSQEIRIEVQDMKNKA
- a CDS encoding aminotransferase class I/II-fold pyridoxal phosphate-dependent enzyme, whose product is MDLFEKLLQDRGPLGQHSYFDDNFYMFPKLEGEIAPRMKFRGKEVLTWSLNNYLGLANHPEVRKADAEAAAEWGMAYPMGARMMTGNTVYHEQLERELAAFVQKDSAMLLNFGYQGVMSVIDALVDRKDVIVYDAESHACIIDGLRLHMGKRFVYPHNDIENLEKQLKRAERLVGETGGGILVITEGVFGMSGNMGDLASIVKLKEKFNFRLLVDDAHGFGTMGATGAGAGEEQGVQDGIDIYFSTFAKSMASIGAFIAGDAAIIDVLKYNVRSQIFAKSLPMPLVIGNLKRLELLRTKPELKENLWTIVNAIQSGFREKGYRIGTTQSPVTPVVMNGDTMEAVNLVKDLRMEHSIFCSVVVYPVVPKGTIILRIIPTAVHSLDDVAETITAFEAVKKKLDDGVYKKAGVEGATLAQL
- the accC gene encoding acetyl-CoA carboxylase biotin carboxylase subunit; protein product: MKIKKILIANRGEIAIRVMRSAKEMGIKTVAVYSEADKAAAHVLYADEAVLIGPPPSAQSYLVADKIIEACKLTGADAVHPGYGFLSENAQFAEKIAQAGIIFIGPSVEAIKVMGDKLASKQAVKSFDVPLVPGMDEPISDVEKAKAVAQKIGYPVMIKASAGGGGKGMRIVTDPKDFDEQMTRAVSEARSSFGDEAVFIEKFITSPKHIEVQILGDQYGNIVYLFERECSIQRRNQKVIEEAPSAVLSPEQRKRYGEAAVNVARSCNYYGAGTVEFIADAHLDFYFLEMNTRLQVEHPVTEQISGVDLVKEQIKIAQGEAISFTQEDLQINGHSIEVRVYAEDPENNFLPDTGTLSTYRRPQGAGVRVDDGYEEGMEIPIHYDPMIAKLITHGKDRAEAIERMKRAIFEYKIIGIKTTLPFCEFVLNHPDFIDGSFTTKFVEEHFTPDHVRKEPSEDLERVAAIFAFEQYKAKKERLQYTPAASQKSGWKSRIKRD
- a CDS encoding DUF1015 domain-containing protein produces the protein MAEIRPFAGWRYHQKHTQNIDRLTSPLFDVVSNKQREVLYQTEYNSIHLSVPQGEHPAELAKKKLSKWKQDGVIVQDQLPGIYVYFQHFSLAGRDQTYIRKGFICNIRIYEWGEKEILRHESTMPFSVDDRMQLLHETQLNVSPTHGLYTDPNAEIEKYLDESMLAPIYESEDYQGVRDVLSVIHDAKIIGRIQEIIREKKIILADGHHRYEGSLNYMQQRRKENPKHTGQEGYNYHMMMLTNTEADDLRILPTHRVVRDLDNFSEEWLLNQLEEDFTIKTVENAPDVNEIILGKQWAFGLLIGDNAYKIRLKPEKINEIKWNFPDEVKALDLTVMHYFIFEKILEIPGQKQVNARNITFQRNFTECLREVLKGEAQFALITKDISIETVKQVCYSGFTMPQKSTYFYPKVISGFVFSSIDDHEFQTPFDSCFQ
- a CDS encoding nucleoside triphosphate pyrophosphatase, which codes for MSFRHPLILASNSPRRQELLKQAGFSFDVFVRDFDESYPEELPAEQVAEFLAVKKNKNYRELLSDQVVITADTTVVLGHLVLNKPADHAEAFSMLKSLSGRTHRVICGVCISSPKKQVAFTEITEVTFGHMTDEEINFYIEEYQPFDKAGAYGIQEWIGQTKVVSIKGSYFNVMGLPTHRVYEVLKSEFQDDI
- a CDS encoding efflux RND transporter periplasmic adaptor subunit; amino-acid sequence: MAKKKKSNNKILYILIGVVVLLIVFAMVGKSQGWVGQKKAIEVEFGKVEKATIVEKVSASGSVQPVVEVKISPEVPGEIIKLSIEEGDSVTKGDFLLKIRPDNFMSVLERTRANLNQQKANLADAKAREARAKANYKRAELEYERQKKLYAEKVISDADFQLSEANYNVALQDLESATQNVEAAKYIVQSSQASVNEALENLRLTEIEAPMSGIVSKLDVEEGETVVGTSQMQGTEMLRIADLSNMEVRVDVNENDIIRISEGDTAIIDVDSYSYMDKTFKGVVTQIANSANTKVSSDAVTEFEVRIKILNSSYQDLIKENGMKYPFRPGMTASVDIITETKRDILTVPLSAVTTRKANSEGEEDAEDSETSLDQELDEVVFTVADGKAVKTIVKTGISDFERIEIVEGLKEGDEVVSGPFLAVSKRLKDGDGIEAKKEEKKEGDSEE
- a CDS encoding TolC family protein, whose amino-acid sequence is MKKLNLTLLILFFTFTAFAQSDSLYVLDLQQCIDIAIENNLSVRRSNLQEQLAQVNLNQSRASQLPSLNVGGNYGYNWGRSIDPTTNSFITQQINFTGVSGTANMTLFNWFRITNTIKQNRMSLESSQYAVDKAENDISLNVVTFYLNVIFNRELFENAEYQLRSSQEQLERTKKLVAGGALPRTNELELISQVATNEVQLVTAQNNLDLALLSLKQAMLIPTSQDIELIIPDLTLEGEADLTISSDEVFEAAVASMPEIQSAELQVQSALMGVKVAESGYAPTLSLNGSFRSNYSDAYKQYNIDEDNPYTINRDASGNVITNPTFYQTNDGTPVEEISISPNGSLETVGFGDQMNQNFSKSLTLNLSIPIFNNLQAKSSVQNARINLQQAEITVLEQKNLLRQTIETAYNDAFAASKTYAASSRQVEALEETFRSVENQYNLGAANFTDYQVASNNLFRAKSDLVRAKFDFIFKKKILDFYQGNSLSF